A DNA window from Desulfofalx alkaliphila DSM 12257 contains the following coding sequences:
- the rph gene encoding ribonuclease PH yields the protein MQRVDGRKPKQLRRVKFTRNYIKHAEGSVLIEMGDTKVICTASVEDKVPPFLKGLEQGWVTAEYSMLPRATGNRTVREAARGKLGGRTMEIQRLIGRAMRSVVDLKALGERTITLDCDVIQADGGTRTASITGAFVALIDALNHLLEKGLIKTIPVKEFVAAVSVGRVKGQVLLDLCYSEDSIAQVDMNVVMTGAGDFVEIQGTGEEDTFSRRDLDTMLDYAEFGIRELIQVQKEVLGEVAERVGR from the coding sequence TTGCAAAGGGTTGACGGCAGAAAACCGAAACAATTGAGGCGGGTAAAATTTACCAGGAATTATATCAAACATGCCGAGGGCTCAGTGCTGATTGAAATGGGAGACACTAAGGTTATTTGTACCGCATCGGTGGAAGATAAGGTACCACCCTTCCTTAAGGGATTAGAACAGGGCTGGGTAACTGCCGAGTATTCCATGCTGCCCAGGGCCACCGGAAATCGCACCGTGCGCGAGGCGGCCAGGGGCAAGTTGGGTGGGCGCACCATGGAAATCCAGCGGCTAATTGGGCGGGCCATGCGCTCGGTGGTAGATTTGAAAGCCCTGGGTGAGCGCACCATAACCTTAGACTGTGATGTTATTCAGGCCGATGGGGGCACCAGGACGGCTTCAATTACCGGAGCCTTTGTGGCGCTGATAGACGCCCTTAACCATCTGCTGGAAAAGGGATTAATTAAAACAATTCCGGTTAAAGAGTTTGTGGCTGCCGTCAGTGTGGGGCGGGTAAAGGGGCAGGTGCTGCTCGATCTCTGCTACTCTGAGGACTCAATTGCCCAGGTGGATATGAATGTGGTGATGACCGGTGCCGGGGACTTTGTGGAAATACAGGGTACCGGTGAAGAAGACACTTTTTCCCGCAGGGACCTGGATACCATGTTGGATTATGCAGAGTTTGGCATAAGGGAACTCATCCAAGTGCAAAAAGAGGTATTGGGGGAAGTGGCCGAGCGGGTTGGAAGGTGA
- a CDS encoding XTP/dITP diphosphatase produces the protein MKMVLASGNQGKLTELKTMLAHLNIEVLSLADYPEMPETVEDGHSFESNAQKKAREAAEYTGLLALADDSGLEVDFLNGQPGVHSARFAGEPKDDAANNEKLLQLLKGLPWEKRTARFRCVIAICTPAGEMYTADGSCAGFILEQSRGDGGFGYDPLFYVPQYDKTFAELTMEEKNKISHRGIALKKAVQILERIKEGLIR, from the coding sequence TTGAAAATGGTGCTGGCCAGTGGCAATCAAGGCAAACTAACAGAACTAAAAACAATGCTTGCCCATTTAAATATTGAAGTACTGTCCCTGGCAGATTATCCGGAAATGCCGGAAACAGTGGAAGATGGCCATAGCTTTGAAAGCAATGCCCAAAAAAAGGCGCGGGAGGCAGCGGAGTATACCGGTCTGCTGGCCCTTGCCGATGACTCCGGCCTTGAGGTGGACTTTTTAAACGGTCAACCGGGGGTGCATTCCGCCCGCTTTGCCGGGGAACCAAAGGATGACGCCGCCAACAATGAAAAACTGCTGCAACTGTTAAAAGGCCTGCCGTGGGAAAAGCGCACGGCCAGATTTCGCTGTGTAATAGCAATATGTACTCCCGCAGGTGAAATGTATACCGCTGATGGCAGCTGTGCAGGGTTTATCCTTGAACAGTCCAGGGGGGACGGTGGATTTGGTTACGATCCCTTGTTTTATGTGCCCCAATATGATAAAACCTTTGCTGAATTGACAATGGAAGAGAAGAACAAGATCAGCCACCGGGGAATTGCCTTAAAAAAGGCGGTGCAAATACTAGAACGGATAAAAGAAGGGTTGATTAGGTAG
- a CDS encoding MBL fold metallo-hydrolase translates to MYLTVLGCWAPYPAPGGACSGYLLQKGETAVMLEAGNGSFSKLCRHTDFCNLAAVIITHLHPDHYMDLFCLRHAIAGAIDRGERTGPLALFLPKGPQEEYERLAGLTDAFLVNAIEDLPLVHLSKDLQVRRSRVGMMQLEFALNLHPLPAYAVSVECNQSKMVFSGDTARTAALEELARGADLFLCEASGLDKDIEFVKKGHLTARQAGELARDAGVRRLVITHFYPPYDLNKLSTQAAEGFGRPVALAKEDVRYEV, encoded by the coding sequence ATGTACTTAACCGTCTTGGGTTGCTGGGCGCCCTACCCTGCGCCGGGCGGTGCATGTTCAGGGTATCTGCTGCAAAAGGGTGAAACGGCGGTGATGCTGGAGGCCGGCAACGGCAGCTTTAGTAAACTATGCCGTCATACAGATTTTTGCAACCTTGCGGCAGTAATTATCACCCACCTGCACCCCGATCACTATATGGATTTGTTTTGCCTTCGCCATGCCATTGCCGGGGCCATTGACAGGGGTGAACGCACCGGGCCGCTGGCCTTGTTTTTGCCCAAGGGCCCGCAGGAGGAATATGAGCGATTGGCGGGGTTAACCGATGCTTTTTTAGTAAATGCCATTGAAGATTTGCCCCTGGTGCATCTATCCAAGGACCTTCAGGTGCGCCGCTCGCGGGTGGGAATGATGCAGTTGGAGTTTGCCCTTAATCTTCACCCTTTACCGGCCTACGCAGTGAGTGTAGAATGTAACCAGAGCAAAATGGTTTTTTCCGGGGATACGGCCCGCACCGCCGCTTTAGAGGAACTGGCCCGGGGAGCGGATTTGTTTCTGTGTGAGGCCAGTGGATTGGATAAGGATATTGAATTTGTTAAAAAGGGCCACCTCACCGCCCGGCAGGCCGGTGAACTGGCCAGGGACGCCGGCGTACGGCGCCTGGTAATTACCCATTTTTATCCGCCTTACGACTTAAATAAATTGAGCACCCAGGCAGCGGAGGGGTTTGGCCGGCCTGTGGCCTTGGCCAAGGAAGATGTTAGGTATGAGGTTTAA